From Diadema setosum chromosome 5, eeDiaSeto1, whole genome shotgun sequence, the proteins below share one genomic window:
- the LOC140228891 gene encoding stomatin-like protein 1 — MSQVKYSRLPMSSESPAKDVVAFDFSSVFDYKSVHSYSKSMPPFIYEEKEYKPPVATRVCTLLVVFFAYVILFLTFPLTGWLAIKRVSQFERIVIFRLGRLQSPQGPGVILINPLIDNWRRVDMRTRAFNVPPQQILTADGAAISLGATIYHRIIDVALSIAGIQDMDHAIRNLGQTGLLKLLSAWELSAIQKDKPMVNASLQEMMNGVTQNWGVEVSRVEISEITVIQEANPPSLDIGKVTNMFTQVAGQVTGGQRVNAQSSPLISLLSLANASQAAAPSNFTAAFPPQSPGPSYQQPQLTVPRQVDATPSLVEVPIESAMTPAQLLELARPVLNEELVREIGAVYKFVVKGEGGGTYFLDLKTGSGRVGVGEPPLTPDVTLTLRLEDMTAMFEGQLRPATAYMMGRLQLEGDRNVALALESVFARIQDAPF; from the exons ATGTCACAAGTCAAATACAGTCGTCTGCCCATGAGCAGTGAGTCTCCAGCAAAGGATGTGGTGGCATTTGACTTCAGCTCAGTCTTTGACTACAAGTCGGTCCACTCATACAGCAAGTCCATGCCACCGTTCATCTATGAAGAGAAAG AGTACAAACCTCCTGTTGCCACTCGAGTCTGCACCCTTCTTGTCGTCTTCTTTGCCTATGTTATCCTCTTCTTAACGTTCCCTCTGACTGGATGGCTTGCAATCAAG AGGGTCTCGCAGTTTGAGAGAATTGTCATCTTCAGGCTGGGACGTCTCCAATCACCGCAAGGACCAG GTGTGATTCTGATCAATCCACTCATCGATAACTGGAGAAGGGTCGACATGAGGACAAGAGCTTTTAATGTACCTCCGCAGCAA ATTCTGACAGCAGATGGTGCCGCCATCTCTCTTGGGGCCACAATCTACCATCGCATCATCGACGTGGCCCTCTCCATCGCTGGCATCCAGGACATGGACCACGCCATCCGCAACCTGGGCCAGACGGGCCTGCTCAAACTCCTGTCGGCCTGGGAGCTGAGTGCTATCCAGAAGGACAAGCCCATGGTCAATGCCAGTCTGCAGGAGATGATGAATGGGGTCACACAGAACTGGGGAGTTGAGGTCAGCCGAGTGGAGAT CTCAGAGATCACCGTGATTCAGGAAGCCAACCCACCGAGTCTGGACATTGGAAAAGTGACCAATATGTTTACCCAAGTAGCTGGTCAAGTGACAG GTGGACAGAGGGTGAATGCCCAGTCATCTCCCCTAATATCGCTCCTCTCCCTCGCCAATGCCAGCCAGGCTGCGGCACCATCAAACTTCACTGCCGCCTTCCCTCCCCAGAGCCCAGGCCCCAGCTACCAGCAGCCTCAGCTGACGGTCCCTCGACAGGTTGATGCCACCCCGTCCCTAGTGGAAGTGCCCATTGAGAGTGCAATGACCCCCGCCCAGCTCCTTGAACTTGCCCGGCCGGTGCTCAATGAGGAGCTTGTGCGGGAAATCGGAGCGGTTTACAAATTTGTTGTGAAGGGAGAAGGTGGAGGAACATACTTTCTGGATTTAAAAACAG GCAGCGGCAGGGTTGGGGTGGGGGAACCCCCACTGACCCCCGACGTCACCCTCACCCTGAGACTGGAGGACATGACTGCCATGTTTGAGGGTCAGTTGCGGCCGGCCACGGCCTACATGATGGGTCGTCTGCAGCTGGAAGGCGACAGGAATGTGGCACTGGCCTTGGAGAGTGTCTTTGCGAGAATTCAAGATGCCCCATTTTAG